A genomic window from Parasteatoda tepidariorum isolate YZ-2023 chromosome 10, CAS_Ptep_4.0, whole genome shotgun sequence includes:
- the LOC107446886 gene encoding E3 ubiquitin-protein ligase RNF103, translating into MWLKLLLLTLYFVFLFVLCRMLETFSWYNDTGSLVTSFVVLDPISLSVKKLKELLDNRGVSYSGVFEKPELVELVKSSGQVTKEELIDALFPSKAAPETTHFTCGSHFYEEVEDTKDSAWLVQVDVDGAESTLLSEKSWEEIRQTAGNFGVRSGVFKCSLDRRLCHRKGWTTSRLILALPRGHKAKEDVILHNHLLPSTPSSILHWVRKHLASRVHEIQTNEELDKWLTYPDGKNSEIRILFFSLLKSCPMFLSAMAIKFNGRVKIGTVDVTTVKSYKRFVKSEDIPAYVVITPEKTSSYGARRGECYNSKSLELYLRTFVPEMNDVFLWSLLLVNVLAAFELFYMNCSFWKHFILYAVCVVKYNCALFLLWLLILALYRFPVTMTLTEISLKCLRIVSGSSVGAILRNDYKCFYSNPFLLFTFAFFASVSGYFLKKFKWLQLVEEDTIFSSFQSLAASRRTVSFQEIDLEIDMDLFVERLSVPNLYIQPVILMDYIKYLPMWKYEGWCDADDELERRRDVLFSSDDESVKISNKPPVPEIKTYTSDGINSIDVSISDNVSSQTQCDVNAGVVLQSRPTIHSELESSRSILQKPRAPDGMLELRECSICLENYRYSECLCGLPCGHNFHMNCIMVWLTRDNHCCPICRRPSYKPRNAMYHQHSQ; encoded by the exons ATGTGgttaaaattgttattgttgactctgtatttcgtttttttattcgTCTTGTGTCGAATGTTAGAAACTTTCTCCTGGTATAATGATACAGGATCATTAGTTACATCATTTGTTGTTTTGGATCCGATTTCATTGAGTGTGAAGAAGTTGAAAGAGCTGCTGGATAACCGAGGCGTGAGTTATTCTGGAGTATTTGAAAAGCCAGAATTAGTGGAACTGGTGAAGTCTTCAG gtCAAGTGACTAAGGAGGAGTTGATTGATGCCTTGTTTCCTTCCAAAGCTGCTCCCGAAACCACACATTTCACATGTGGCTCACATTTCTATGAAGAAGTGGAGGACACTAAAGATAGTGCCTGGTTAGTCCAAGTTGATGTTGATGGAGCAGAGTCAACTCTTCTCTCGGAAAAATCTTGGGAAGAAATTAGACAAACAGCTGGGAATTTTGGAGTGAGAAGTGGAGTTTTTAAATGCTCCCTAGATAGAAG ATTGTGCCATCGTAAAGGTTGGACTACTTCCAGACTCATTTTAGCTTTACCACGTGGTCATAAAGCCAAAGAAGATGTCATTCTTCACAACCATCTACTACCTTCCACGCCTTCATCCATTCTTCATTGGGTACGCAAACATCTCGCTTCACGTGTTCATGAAATACAAACAAATGAGGAATTGGACAAATGGCTAACTTATCCAGATGGTAAAAATTCCGAGATTCGAATTCTGTTTTTCTCTCTGTTGAAATCATGTCCCATGTTCCTTTCTGCAATGGCCATTAAATTCAATGGCCGTGTTAAGATTGGGACTGTGGATGTGACTACagtaaaatcttataaaagatttgtaaaatcCGAAGATATTCCAGCATATGTTGTTATAACTCCAGAGAAGACTTCTTCCTATGGAGCACGCCGAGGAGAGTGTTACAATTCCAAATCTTTGGAACTTTATTTGAGGACTTTTGTTCCAGAAATGAACGATGTCTTCCTTTGGTCGTTGCTGTTGGTGAATGTTCTTGCAgcttttgaattgttttatatGAACTGTTCTTTCTGGAAACATTTCATCCTTTATGCTGTGTGTGTAGTGAAATACAACTGTGCACTGTTCTTGCTGTGGCTTTTAATTTTGGCCTTATACCGATTCCCCGTTACGATGACCCTTACTGAAATTTCTCTGAAGTGTTTGAGAATTGTTAGTGGGTCCAGTGTGGGTGCCATTTTGAGGAatgattataaatgtttttattctaacCCTTTTTTGCTATTTACATTCGCATTTTTTGCCAGTGTATCTGGAtacttcttgaaaaaatttaaatggttacAACTGGTGGAGGAAGATACAATATTCTCTTCTTTTCAATCTCTGGCAGCTTCTCGGAGAACCGTGTCTTTCCAAGAAATCGATTTGGAAATAGACATGGATCTTTTCGTAGAGCGGTTGTCTGTCCCAAACTTGTATATTCAACCTGTGATATTGATGgattatataaaatatctacCCATGTGGAAATACGAGGGATGGTGCGACGCTGACGATGAACTCGAGCGAAGAAGAGATGTATTATTTTCTAGTGATGATGAgagtgtaaaaatttcaaacaaaccCCCAGTGCCTGAAATTAAGACATATACCTCGGATGGTATCAATTCCATTGATGTATCAATCTCAGACAATGTATCTAGTCAGACGCAGTGTGATGTGAATGCCGGTGTTGTTCTTCAATCCAGACCTACAATACACTCAGAACTTGAATCTTCCAGATCTATATTACAGAAACCTAGAGCTCCAGATGGAATGCTTGAATTGCGTGAATGTTCTATTTGCTTAGAAAATTATCGATATTCAGAATGTCTTTGCGGATTACCTTGTGGTCACAATTTTCACATGAACTGCATTATGGTCTGGCTTACACGTGATAATCATTGTTGTCCAATTTGTCGCAGGCCTTCCTACAAACCTAGAAATGCAATGTATCATCAGCATtctcaatga